The Altererythrobacter sp. ZODW24 genome window below encodes:
- the rpsQ gene encoding 30S ribosomal protein S17, translating into MPKRILVGTVTSDKMNKSVTVKVERKVKHPLYGKIIRRSKKYHAHDEENAHKVGDTVRIEETKPISKTKTWKVLDTLQAGKGVAVDADIEVEAAAGSNT; encoded by the coding sequence ATGCCTAAACGTATCCTGGTCGGAACTGTAACCTCCGACAAGATGAATAAGTCAGTGACCGTGAAGGTCGAACGCAAGGTGAAGCACCCGCTATACGGGAAGATCATCCGTCGTTCGAAGAAGTATCACGCTCACGACGAAGAAAACGCTCACAAAGTGGGTGACACCGTCCGGATCGAGGAGACCAAACCGATCTCCAAGACCAAAACCTGGAAGGTGCTCGACACCCTACAGGCGGGCAAGGGTGTTGCAGTTGACGCCGATATCGAAGTCGAAGCGGCCGCCGGCAGCAATACGTAA
- the rpmC gene encoding 50S ribosomal protein L29, whose translation MAKIEDLRTKSDDELAVELAELKREQFNLRFQSATNQLERPARIQEVRRDVARIKTLQNERAASATAKA comes from the coding sequence GTGGCTAAGATCGAAGACCTGCGGACCAAATCCGATGACGAGCTGGCAGTTGAGCTGGCCGAACTGAAGCGTGAGCAGTTTAACCTGCGCTTTCAGTCTGCGACGAACCAGTTGGAGCGCCCTGCGCGCATCCAAGAAGTTCGCCGCGATGTCGCCCGCATCAAGACTCTACAGAACGAGCGGGCGGCTAGCGCCACCGCCAAGGCTTGA
- the rplP gene encoding 50S ribosomal protein L16, translating into MLQPKKTKYRKAFKGRIKGNARGGTDLNFGSYGLKAMEPERITARQIEAARRAITRHIKRQGRLWIRIFPDVPVTKKPAEVRQGKGKGSVEFWAARVKPGRIIFELDGVPGPLAAVAFERAAMKLPIKTKVVARLGDTSHLEG; encoded by the coding sequence ATGCTGCAACCGAAAAAAACCAAGTACCGCAAGGCCTTTAAGGGCCGGATCAAGGGCAATGCCCGTGGCGGCACCGACCTGAACTTCGGTTCTTATGGCCTCAAGGCTATGGAACCTGAGCGTATCACGGCTCGGCAGATCGAAGCGGCTCGCCGCGCGATCACGCGTCACATCAAGCGTCAGGGACGTTTGTGGATCCGGATCTTCCCAGACGTGCCTGTAACCAAGAAGCCTGCCGAAGTTCGTCAGGGTAAAGGTAAAGGCTCCGTCGAATTCTGGGCTGCTCGCGTAAAGCCGGGCCGCATCATTTTCGAACTGGACGGCGTTCCCGGCCCGCTCGCTGCAGTCGCTTTCGAGCGTGCTGCAATGAAGCTCCCTATCAAAACCAAGGTTGTTGCCCGTCTGGGTGACACCTCGCACCTGGAGGGTTGA
- the rpsC gene encoding 30S ribosomal protein S3, which yields MGHKSNPIGLRLQINRTWDSRWYAEGRDYAQLLNEDIVIRKHIMKSLPQAAISKVVIERPAKLCRVSIYAARPGVIIGKKGADIEKLRSKLAEMTGSEVKLNIVEIRKPEIDAKLVAQGIADQLIRRIAFRRAMKRAMQSAMRLGAEGIKIQCGGRLGGAEIARVERYHEGRVPLHTLRANVDYAEAEALTAYGIIGIKVWVFKGEILANDPTAQDRLMLEAQTSGVRPAR from the coding sequence ATGGGTCATAAAAGTAATCCAATCGGCCTGCGCCTGCAGATCAACCGTACATGGGACAGCCGCTGGTACGCCGAAGGGCGTGACTATGCTCAGCTGCTCAACGAAGACATCGTCATTCGCAAGCACATCATGAAGTCGCTGCCACAAGCCGCGATTTCCAAGGTTGTGATTGAGCGTCCGGCCAAACTTTGCCGCGTTTCAATCTATGCTGCACGCCCCGGTGTAATCATCGGTAAGAAGGGTGCGGACATCGAGAAGCTTCGTTCGAAGCTTGCCGAAATGACGGGCAGCGAAGTGAAGCTGAACATCGTCGAAATCCGCAAGCCGGAAATCGATGCCAAGCTCGTTGCGCAAGGTATTGCTGATCAGCTGATCCGCCGTATCGCGTTCCGCCGTGCAATGAAGCGCGCCATGCAGTCTGCCATGCGTCTGGGTGCCGAAGGCATCAAGATCCAGTGCGGCGGCCGTCTTGGCGGTGCTGAAATCGCCCGCGTCGAACGTTACCACGAAGGCCGCGTGCCGCTTCATACGCTGCGCGCCAATGTGGACTACGCCGAAGCCGAAGCCCTGACTGCCTATGGCATCATCGGCATCAAGGTCTGGGTCTTCAAGGGAGAAATCCTGGCCAATGATCCGACCGCACAAGACCGACTAATGCTGGAAGCTCAGACTTCCGGCGTCCGTCCGGCCCGCTGA
- the rplV gene encoding 50S ribosomal protein L22, with protein sequence MGKAKSPRRVGENEALAVGTLIRGSAQKLNLVAELIRGKKVEEALNILAFSKKSMARDTSKVLSSAIANAENNHDLDVDALVVHEASVGKSITMKRFHTRGRGKSTRILKPFSRLRIVVREDEGEEA encoded by the coding sequence ATGGGCAAGGCTAAATCCCCCCGCCGCGTTGGCGAGAATGAAGCCCTGGCCGTCGGCACGCTTATTCGCGGGTCGGCCCAGAAGCTGAACCTCGTTGCGGAATTGATCCGCGGCAAGAAAGTTGAAGAAGCGCTGAACATCCTGGCGTTCTCGAAGAAGTCGATGGCACGTGACACCTCAAAGGTGCTCTCCAGTGCAATCGCCAATGCTGAGAACAACCATGATCTCGACGTTGACGCTCTCGTCGTTCACGAAGCGAGCGTCGGCAAGTCGATCACCATGAAGCGTTTCCACACGCGCGGACGCGGTAAATCAACCCGCATCCTCAAGCCGTTTAGCCGGCTGCGTATTGTGGTCCGCGAAGACGAAGGCGAGGAGGCGTAA
- the rpsS gene encoding 30S ribosomal protein S19: protein MARSVWKGPFVELSLLKKAEEAQDASNSKPIKTWSRRSTVLPQFVGLTFSVYNGHKFIPVSVNEDMVGHKLGEFAPTRTFPGHASDKKGKR, encoded by the coding sequence ATGGCACGTTCCGTATGGAAAGGTCCGTTTGTCGAACTGAGCCTGCTCAAGAAAGCAGAAGAAGCTCAGGACGCAAGCAACAGCAAGCCGATCAAAACTTGGTCGCGACGCTCGACTGTACTTCCGCAATTCGTCGGCCTGACGTTCAGCGTCTATAATGGTCATAAGTTCATCCCTGTCTCGGTTAACGAAGACATGGTCGGTCACAAGCTCGGTGAATTCGCGCCAACGCGCACATTCCCCGGTCACGCTTCCGACAAGAAGGGCAAGCGATAA
- the rplB gene encoding 50S ribosomal protein L2, with translation MALKSYKPTSPARRGLVLVDKSGLWKGKPVKSLVEGKRKTGGRNNKGHVTSRGIGGGHKQKYRFIDFKRRKFDVEGTVERIEYDPNRTAFIALIKYDDGEIAYIICPQRVAVGDKVIAAKKTDTKPGNAMLLSEMPVGTICHNVEMKPGKGGQIARSAGTYVQLVGRDRGMVIVRLNSGEQRYIRGECMGTVGAVSNPDNSNQTLAKAGRNRWRGKKPLTRGVAKNPVDHPHGGGEGRTSGGRHPVTPWGKPTKGARTRKNKQTDKMIIRSRHAKKKR, from the coding sequence ATGGCACTCAAGAGTTATAAACCTACGAGTCCGGCGCGCCGTGGCCTCGTCCTCGTCGACAAGTCGGGTCTCTGGAAAGGGAAGCCGGTCAAGTCGTTGGTCGAAGGCAAGCGCAAGACGGGCGGCCGTAACAACAAAGGTCACGTGACATCACGCGGCATTGGTGGCGGTCACAAGCAGAAGTATCGTTTCATCGACTTCAAGCGTCGTAAATTTGACGTTGAAGGCACTGTAGAGCGGATCGAATATGATCCTAACCGCACCGCTTTCATCGCGCTTATCAAATATGACGATGGCGAAATTGCCTACATCATCTGCCCACAGCGTGTTGCTGTTGGCGACAAGGTGATTGCAGCCAAGAAGACCGACACGAAGCCAGGTAACGCAATGTTGCTGAGCGAAATGCCGGTTGGCACCATCTGCCACAATGTGGAGATGAAGCCGGGCAAGGGCGGTCAGATCGCTCGGTCAGCAGGCACGTATGTGCAGCTGGTCGGCCGTGACCGCGGCATGGTCATCGTTCGCCTGAACTCGGGCGAGCAACGCTACATTCGCGGTGAGTGCATGGGTACAGTTGGCGCGGTTTCGAACCCCGACAACTCCAACCAGACACTCGCTAAGGCTGGACGCAACCGCTGGCGCGGCAAGAAGCCGCTTACTCGCGGTGTTGCCAAGAACCCAGTCGATCACCCGCATGGTGGTGGTGAAGGTCGTACTTCGGGTGGTCGTCACCCAGTTACGCCTTGGGGCAAGCCTACTAAGGGTGCTCGTACCCGCAAAAACAAGCAGACAGATAAGATGATTATCCGTTCGCGTCACGCCAAGAAGAAGAGGTAA
- a CDS encoding 50S ribosomal protein L23, with amino-acid sequence MAKKQEVDARHYDVILAPHITEKATLLSEHNAVVFKVGGDATKPQIKEAVEAIFDVKVTGVNTIVQKGKTKRWKGRPYKRTDLKKAIVTLAEGQSIDVTSGI; translated from the coding sequence ATGGCTAAAAAGCAAGAAGTCGACGCCCGTCACTATGACGTGATCCTTGCGCCGCACATTACCGAGAAGGCTACGCTGCTCTCCGAGCACAATGCAGTAGTTTTCAAGGTTGGTGGCGACGCAACGAAGCCGCAGATCAAGGAGGCCGTTGAGGCAATCTTTGATGTGAAGGTGACCGGTGTGAACACCATTGTCCAAAAGGGCAAAACGAAGCGCTGGAAGGGTCGTCCCTACAAGCGCACCGATTTGAAAAAGGCGATCGTGACGCTGGCCGAAGGCCAGTCCATCGACGTCACCAGCGGAATCTGA
- the rplD gene encoding 50S ribosomal protein L4 → MKVKLQTLEGKAGKGDVELNEAVFGVEPRADILHRVVVWQLENRRGTARAAQERSDVNRTGKKYGKQKGGGVARHGDRKAPIFIGGGKAHGPRRRDFEQSLNKKIRALGLKMALSSKAKDGLVIVDNLDMKAGKTKALAESFGFEGKVLVIDGESVNETFAQASANLHGINVMPAQGANVYDILKHDTLILTKAAVEKLEARFNG, encoded by the coding sequence ATGAAGGTCAAGCTCCAAACACTAGAAGGCAAGGCCGGTAAGGGCGATGTCGAGCTGAACGAGGCCGTATTCGGCGTTGAACCGCGCGCAGACATTCTTCACCGCGTTGTCGTCTGGCAGCTCGAAAATCGCCGTGGAACCGCCCGTGCCGCTCAAGAGCGTTCGGACGTAAACCGTACCGGCAAGAAATATGGTAAGCAGAAGGGTGGCGGCGTAGCTCGTCACGGTGACCGTAAGGCGCCAATCTTCATCGGTGGTGGTAAGGCACACGGCCCACGCCGTCGTGACTTCGAGCAGTCACTGAACAAGAAGATCCGTGCGCTCGGCCTAAAGATGGCTCTTTCTTCCAAGGCGAAAGACGGTCTCGTGATCGTCGACAACCTGGATATGAAGGCAGGCAAGACCAAGGCTCTGGCTGAAAGCTTCGGCTTCGAAGGCAAGGTTCTGGTCATCGACGGCGAGAGCGTGAACGAAACATTCGCTCAGGCATCCGCCAATCTGCACGGCATCAACGTGATGCCGGCACAGGGCGCCAACGTTTATGACATCCTGAAGCACGACACGCTGATCCTTACTAAGGCAGCAGTCGAAAAGCTGGAGGCGCGTTTCAATGGCTAA
- the rplC gene encoding 50S ribosomal protein L3, which produces MRTGVIAKKVGMTRLFQEDGRHVPVTVLALEECQVVSHRTQDRDGYIALQVGSGEAKQKNVNKPQREHFAKANVGLKRKVAEFRLDSEEALLPVGARISADHFIAGQKVDITGYTQGKGFAGAMKRWGFGGLRATHGVSISHRSHGSTGNRQDPGRVFKNKKMAGHMGDRQRTQQNLEIVRTDADRGLIFVKGSVPGTKNGWMIIRDAVKIQHKDLPFPGVMRRNQDEFASEEATPGLVESAAEHEVQPEVSAEQQAKLAEEQGSGADTATDNASDAKPADDANKEG; this is translated from the coding sequence ATGCGCACTGGCGTGATCGCTAAAAAAGTCGGGATGACCCGTCTCTTCCAGGAGGATGGCCGCCACGTGCCGGTCACAGTCCTCGCTCTGGAAGAATGTCAGGTTGTTTCCCATCGTACTCAGGATCGTGATGGCTACATCGCGCTTCAGGTCGGTTCCGGCGAAGCGAAACAAAAAAATGTAAACAAGCCTCAGCGCGAACATTTCGCGAAGGCTAATGTTGGTCTCAAGCGCAAAGTCGCTGAGTTCCGTCTCGACAGCGAAGAAGCTTTGCTGCCGGTCGGTGCTCGCATTAGCGCTGATCACTTCATTGCCGGCCAGAAGGTCGACATCACGGGCTACACGCAGGGTAAAGGCTTTGCCGGCGCCATGAAGCGTTGGGGCTTCGGTGGTCTTCGCGCCACCCACGGTGTTTCGATCTCTCACCGTTCGCATGGTTCGACGGGTAACCGTCAGGATCCAGGGCGCGTCTTCAAGAACAAGAAGATGGCCGGTCACATGGGTGATCGCCAGCGTACCCAGCAAAACCTCGAAATCGTCCGCACGGATGCTGATCGCGGCCTGATCTTCGTGAAGGGCTCTGTTCCCGGCACAAAGAATGGCTGGATGATCATTCGTGACGCGGTGAAGATCCAGCACAAGGATCTGCCTTTCCCCGGCGTAATGCGCCGTAACCAAGACGAGTTCGCTTCGGAAGAGGCGACGCCTGGTCTGGTTGAAAGCGCAGCCGAGCACGAAGTGCAGCCAGAAGTGTCCGCTGAGCAGCAGGCTAAGCTTGCTGAAGAGCAGGGCTCTGGCGCTGACACCGCAACCGATAATGCATCTGACGCCAAGCCGGCCGACGATGCGAACAAGGAGGGCTGA
- the rpsJ gene encoding 30S ribosomal protein S10, protein MEAQNIRIRLKAFDHRVLDQATGEIAETARRTGALIRGPIPMPTRIEKFTVNRGPHIDKKSREQFEVRTYKRLLDIVQPNAQTVDALMKLDLAAGVNVEIKLA, encoded by the coding sequence ATGGAAGCTCAGAATATCCGTATTCGCCTTAAGGCGTTCGATCATCGCGTTCTCGACCAGGCAACTGGAGAAATCGCGGAAACCGCACGCCGGACTGGCGCACTTATTCGTGGCCCCATTCCCATGCCGACGCGCATTGAGAAATTTACCGTGAACCGCGGTCCGCACATCGATAAGAAGTCGCGGGAGCAGTTCGAGGTACGTACTTACAAGCGGTTGCTCGATATCGTGCAGCCCAACGCCCAAACGGTAGACGCGCTGATGAAGCTCGACCTTGCCGCTGGCGTGAATGTTGAGATTAAGCTCGCTTAA